Genomic segment of Blastopirellula marina:
AAGCTCTCACACGGGAAGTGAAGGTCGACTAGCGTGATAGGTACAAAATCGCTGACGCTCGAAGAAAAAGTTGCCTTGGCAGTGGTGAATAGCTAGGTTGGTCGCAGAACATCAATCCTGCCAAGGCCATGTCTCACGATGAAAACCCACCTCCTCATTGTCAGTTTCGCGACACTAACTCTGCTAACTCCACTATCTGCGGCTGAGCCCGAACCTATGCCGAGCCAAGCAGCAGCGACCGATCAGCATCCGCTTGCCGGCAAACGAGTGGTGTTCTTAGGAGACAGCATCACGCAGGCTGGTGGCTACGTGACGTTCGTTGACTACTTCCTAGAAAAGCTTTATCCGGAGCAAGACTTTGAAATCTATGGCCTTGGTTTGGCCAGTGAGACGCTTTCGGGGCTTAGCGAAGAAGGGCACGCAGGGGGAGCTTTCCCTCGACCTTGCTTATTCGAACGCCTAGGCCGCTTGTTAGAGCGGGCCAAGCCAGATGTTGTTTTCGCCTGCTACGGCATTAACGACGGAATCTATCAACCCCTTGATGACGAACGTTTCGCTGCGTTCCAGCAGGGAGTGAAGAAGTTAATTGCTGATTGCAAGGAGGCTGGCGTCGAGCAGATCTATCTGGTGACACCACCGATTTACGATACGACCACGAAGCCAGGCGAGTTCAATTACGACGCGGTGATGACCGAGTACGCAAAGTGGGAGATGACCTTAGACTTGGAAGGTGTCGCTGTGATCGATCTACATTCGGCGATGCGAAAGGCACGCGATGCTCGTTCGGTTCCGTTTTCGAAGGATCATGTCCATCCGGGATCAGAAGGCCATCTGTTGATGGCGGAATCGATTGTCGCGGCGATTACTCCTGGGTTAACCCTCGAAGCGATCACCACCGATCCGCACTTCACTTTAGAAGCGATTCACGCCGATTCCTTGTACAAACAAATTGATCAGCTGCGTAAGCACCGCTCGTCTCGTTGGATGCAGCACGTTGGCTACACCCGCGAGAAGACCGTGACTCCGCAGCCGCTGGGTGATACCCAAGAAGTGGCCACGAAAATGCAAGATGCGATCAATCAAATTCGCCGCGGCCAGCAATAACTCGAGCGCCCATTCAAGGTGTGACGCTGGCCAACTTGAGAATCGCGTCAAACTCCTTCTTAGTGACCGGCTGAACGGACAATCGCGAGCCTTTTCGCATTAGTTCCATACCGGAGAGGGCTTTGACATCGGTCAGCTCGTTCCGGCCGAGGGCTTCCGGAAATTTCTTTTTCAGCTTGATGTCGACCATGAACCAACGTGGGTTGTCTTCAGTGCTCTTCGGATCGTAGTGGTGATCGTTCTCGTCCCACGAAGTGAAGTCGGGATACGATTCCTTGACCACTTCGGCAACACCGACAATCGATGGTGGATTCGCGTTGGAGTGGTAGAACAAAACCAGATCCCCCTTCTTCATGTCGTCGCGCATGAAGTTACGGGCCTGGTAGTTACGTACGCCTGACCAGAAGGTGGTTTTGTTCTTTTCTTTGGCCAAATCGTCGATCGAATACGATTCTGGCTCCGTTTTCATCAGCCAATACTTCATGGTGCTTGCCATCTAACGGTCGGTGCTATCGCGGTTTTCGCGTAAGATTTTATTGTTTTGTCCGAAGAAGATAGAATAAACGACACGGCCGCAGATTGTCATGGGGCCGTAAGCTGAACTTGACTTGTCGGAGAGAATGGTCGAAAACCGTCGCTTACCCCACCTCTCGTATTTTGAGCCCTAGGAAGTGAAAAGCATCACGCGACAAAGCGACGAACTGCTCGCGGTCCCCATGTTTGTGGCGACGCTGGCCATCTTAACGTTCTTCGCAGCGACGGTTCAGATTTATCTTACCGAGTATCACCATCCACACTCGGAAACCCTGCTGCAGGTATTCATGTGGCTTACACTGGGGATGTACCCGGTATTTTGGCTGGAAGCGGCGTGGTTCTTTTGGATCGATAGCCCCCGCAAATGGACGGCCCTATCGGCTTGTATCTTGCCGCCACTCAGGTTGGCACGTCGTGACATGCAATCGGGCACGCGGCTTTGGCTTCCGGTGCTCGGATGGCGGCATATCGATGACGATCTGCACGAAGAAGTCGAACGTGATCTGAGCGTGCCGATGATCATTGTGGCCGTAATGATCTTACCACTGCTCGCGATTGATTTTGTGTGGACGGAACAGAAAGCGAATTACCCAGCCCTGCAGATCTTCGTCGAGACCGGCTTCAGCGTTACGTGGCTTGCCTTCACGATGGAATTCATCGTGATGTTCTCGATCGTTAATAAAAAGATCGACTACATCAAGCAGCACTGGGTCGATCTGCTGATTATCTGCTTGCCGCTGGTTGCGTTCCTGCGGGTTTTCAAGATGACGCAGATTCTTCGCTTGCAGCAAGTTACCAAGGCCAGTCGCGTTTACCGGATGCGAGGTTTGGCTTTACGGGTATGGCGCGGCCTGTTGGCGATGGACGTCATTAGTCGGCTGGCGCGACTTTCGCCAGAGACGCGAATCAAAACGCTACGAGCGTTGATCGAAGAGAAGCAGCGTGAGATCGAGCGTTTGGAAGAAGAAATCACCGAGATCGAAACGACGCTCGCCACGGCCAAGCCGCCGAAATCGGAAGTTGATTCGACGGCCGTTCGCGAAGGGGAAGCGGCTTAGTTTCCCTTAAGTGGTGTCTGATCGAGTTCTTCCTCACCACTCAGTTCACGCATGCGAATGCTGCGGTACCAGACCGGGTCGCCGTGGTCTTGCAGTTTCAGCTTTGCTCCGCGTGAATCGAGCGTGGCACCACGCTTCTTCAGCTTCTCGATCGCAGCCGTCAGCTTCGCATCGGGTTTACTGTAATCGATGTCGACCACTTTCTCGCCGTTGAGCCAGTGCTGAATGACGGTCCCTTGGCAAACGATCCGCCCAGTGTTCCACTGGCCTGGTTCCTTGGTGACATCACGCGATGGGGCGATGCAGTAGTAAAGCGAAGCCGCAGTTGTGTCGGCTACCTTGCCGTTGGGATGCCGTTCGTTGTCGAGAATCTGGTACTCGTACTGGCCTGGTCGATAGTAAACACCACTGTTGCTGCCCTCGGCGACTTTCCACTCGAAGCGAAGCTCGAAGTCGTCCGGCACTGGCTTCACGTCGTATACCAAGTCGCCCCCTTTGCCGGTGCGTTCGATCACGCCGTCAGCGACTTTCCAATTACCATTATGCTGCCAGCCTTCCAGATCACTGCCGTCGAATAGCAGTTCGAAGCCTTGCTTCTGTTCGTCGGCAGAAAGCGAGTTGGGAGATTCCGCCGAAAGAGCCGCAGTCGACAGAAGCGTCAGCAGCGCGGCGAGAGACAATCGTGAGATCAGCATGGAGGGGCCTTCATTTGCAGAGGACGAGAGAGGTAGGTGAGAACGTGCTCAAGCCTACCTCGCACATGTCGCGAAGGCCTGAGCCGTTTAGCCCATGGTATGTCGGACGAACAGCTCTTTCAACTTCTGCGTGATCGGGCCTGGTTTGCCGTCGCCAATCACACGATCGTCAACCTTCACCACGCCAATCACTTCGGCGGCGGTTCCGGTCATGAAGCATTCGTCTGCCACGTACACATCGTGCCGGGTCAGTGTCTTCTCGAAGTTGGGGATGCCGGCTTTGGTGGCCAGTTCCAGAACCACATCGCGGGTCACCCCTTCCAGGATGCCGGCGTCCGTCGGTGGCGTCAGTAGCTTGCCATCGCGAACGATGAAGATGTTATCCGCGGTACATTCCGAGACTTCCCCCTTGTGATTCAACATCAAAGCTTCCAGGCAGCCAGCTTTGGTGGCCTCGATCTTGGCCATGATGTTGTTCAGGTAGTTCAGTGACTTGATCCGCGGCGAGAGGGCGCCAGGATGATTACGGATGGTGCTGGCCGTGATGATCTCCAGGCCGTTGTCGTAGAACTCTTGCGGATAGAGCTTGATCTTATCGACGATGATGATCGTTTGCGGGTTCTCGGTCCGTTCAGGGCCGAGTCCCAGCGTGCCAGCCCCACGGGTGACCACGGCCCGGATGTAACCGTCGGTCAGACCACTCTTTTCGACCGTTTCTTCCAGGGCAGCGGTCATTTCGACTGGCGACATTGGGATCGCCAGACAGATTGCTTTTGCCGAGTCGTAAAGGCGACGAACGTGTTGCTCAAGGCGAAAGATCTTGCCGTTGTAAATGCGCAAGCCCTCGAACACCCCGTCTCCATAAAGCAGACCATGATCGAAAACACTGACCATGGCTTCTTCAGGGGCGAAAAACTTCCCGTTGATATAGACTTTCGCGGTCATCGGTAACTTACTAGCGGGATGGGGGTGTTGGGTGGAAACGAGCATTATAACGTAATCCTGGGAAAGTGCCCTAGTGCCCTCAGACCGCGGAATCGGGACCGAGATAGTTAAATTTGACGCTGTCCTAGCAGACAGGCCAGATTCGCCCAGGTTCGAAGGAAGATTGGCCGATTTCAGGCGACTGGCGTGACCCCCTGGAGAAGGGGTGTGATCTGAATTCCGAGATTCACGGCATCGCTCAACAGTTGGCGGATTGGCGAGAGCTAGACAACGTTAATTGACTTGCGGATCTGGCTTTGCACCACATCGACCGCTTGCGTCCCGTCGACTTCGACAACCAATTCTTTGCGGCGGAAGATTTCCAGCACGGGCTTGGTTTTCTCGTGATATTCCGCCAAGCGGGTCGCCAAGGCTTCTTCGGTGTCGTCTGCTCGGCGGATCAGTTTGCCGCCACAGATATCGCAGCGTCCTTCAATTTTCGGACGGTGGTCAATGACATTGAAGTCGACCCCGCAGTCTTCGCACAAACGCCGCGCGAGGACACGCTTCTTGATGACTTCGTCGGGAACGACGATATGAACCACAGCGTCGATGTCGTAGCTTTCCAGGAAGAACGCAGCCTGATTGGCGTTCCGTGGGAACCCATCGAGGATGAAACCAAAGTTCCAGTCATGCTCCTGCAGACGACGCTGGACGATCTCTTCCACGATTTCGTCATCGACCAACTTACCAGCGTTCAGAATACGTTTGATCCGAGCAGCCAGTTTGGTGTGGTTTTTGATATTCCACCGCAGAATGTCCCCGACCCCGATGTGGGCAAGATCGAGGTGATGTTCGAGGAGTTTCGCTTGAGTTCCTTTCCCGGAACCCTGTACGCCCATGAACACATACTTGTGCATGGCGACTTCCTTGACGAATCGAATCAATAGTGGGGGTCTGCTCTACGACTTCGCTCGATTGTAGTGGTTTACGGGCATTTGCGGAATCAGCAAACCAGGGTAAGCCTTGTCGAGCGGCGGGTTTTTGCCAAATTCAAGCTACTCGCCAAAGTGCTTTTGCAAAAACGAAAGCGTCTTGTTGTTCGACCAGCCATGGCCACCGTCGAAGAAGTCGGCGTCGACATTGTCCGCCACATCCAGCACGCTGTAGACCTGTTGCAGCTTATCGAATCCGCGTCGCGCTCCGTCGATCGGGAAGATCTGGTCGTCGATCCCATTGATCAAAAGGACCGGTCGCGGAGCGAACAACGCCACGACGTCGGCCATTTCTCCTTCGGCCATGATGCCAGGCAAGCAGTTGCAGATGCAGTGATTGATATCGTAAATCGAAAGCCGGTACTCCGAGAATGCTCCGGCGATCATCGCCAGTTTGACGCGTTGATCAAGGATCGGAAGGTACATCGAAAGGGTGCCACCACCGGAGAGCCCGCCAACACCAATCTTGTCCCGATCAACTTCCTCTTGCGTTTGCAGGAAGTCAATCACCCGCATCGCATCCCAGCAACGAAGCCCTTGCGGTGTCATGCCTAGCAGCAACGAGTTCATCGTCACCTGATGGCAGCTGCGCGGGGGTGATTTTACGTACCAATCTTGGCGCCCTTGTGTTTCGTTCCAGCCACGCACAACAATCGCGGCCGTCACGTAGCCATGTTCGGCCATGTACAACGCATAGTCGAGCTGCGAATGCTCGGTCTTCTCTTTTTGGGCCGGTGTTTCGTTCAGGCGAATGTAAGGATCGATTCCACTGTGCCCATGCAGACAAACAATCGCCGGGCGTTTGCCGGTGATGTTCTTGGGGACAAAGTAATAGACTGGCGACCAATAGTCGGCCGTCGTGCGAACGTAAATCTTGTGCCGCGTGAACTTGTCGAACTCCTCTTTCTCGGTCCACTTCACTTCCAACGGGACTTTCTCCGGCATCTTGCCCAGAAGTTTGACGACGGTAGCCTGCATTTTCTCACGCCATGCTTCATGTTCCTCCGGAGTTTTCGCCGACCAAGCTTGAGCCGGTTGCAGACGCTGGGCCATCCCATCAAATGCCTGATTGGCATCATGCTTCGTCGGGACGTCGTCCATTTCATCTGCCACCGCCAGGGACACAAACGGCAGGACCAGCATCGCAAAACAAAGAAGTAGGCGCAGATCGAAACGCAGCGAGGAATAACGCATGGGAAGACATCTCAGGCAGGGGAAAGCGGCGGGTGGTCGCTACCAACTTGCCATTTTTCGGGCCGAAATGGAAGCTTCTTCCTCAGATTTTTCGCGTCGACGTGTTGCGCAAAACCTATTGCAGCGAGGGACAGACGGGATCGGCACGTACCACGACATTGGGTTTGCTTGTCCGAAATCACGAGGTTGATTCCCGTACCCATTCGTTGGTGACTCCCAAAAAACGATGGCCACCGGGCGGAATCGCTCGGTGGCCATCGGTAAAGAGTTGGATGAATGAGTTCGGTTCGCGGAGCGTTACAGCAATTCGCTGGCGATATCGGCCAGTTCCGAGCGTTCCCCTTTCTCCAGCGAAATGTGGGCGTAAAGGTCTTGCCCTTTCATGCGGTTGATCATGTACGACAAGCCGTTGGAAAGGCTATCGAGGTACGGATGATCGATTTGGTAGATGTCGCCGGTGAAGACGATCTTGGTTCCTTCGCCAGCTCGGGTGATGATCGTCTTCACCTCGTGCGGTGTTAGGTTCTGGGCTTCGTCCACAATCATGTACATCCGCTGCAAACTGCGGCCACGAATGTAGGCCAGCGGTGTGATGACCAGCTTTTCCTGCTCCAGCATGCGGTTAATCCGCTGCGCTTCCTTGTCGGTATCGTTGAACTGATGTCGGATCACCGAAAGGTTGTCGAACAGCGGCTGCATGTAGGGATCCATCTTGGCCGAGATGTCCCCCGGTAAATATCCCAAGTCACGGTTCGAGAGGGGCACTACGGGCCGGGCCAGAAGAATCTGCCGATAAGCGGACGAGCATGCGAGTGCCGAGCTGAGCGCCAAGAGCGTTTTGCCGGTTCCTGCTTTGCCGGCCAAGGTGACCAGCTTGATGTTGTCGTCCATCAAGGCCCGGATCGCGAACACTTGCTCGGCGTTCCGCGGCTTGATGCCGTAGGGAGAAAACTTCTCGATCCGTCGCAAGATCTGGTCTTCGCGATTAAACGTCGCTAGAACCGACTTCGAACCGTTTTTAAGGACAAAGTTCTCATTGGCGATCGGCTCGGCCACTTCCGGAAAGTCGTCCAGTTGGACATGGCCGGAATCTTGGTAGAAACGATCGATCTGATCGGTCGTGATGTTCTCCAGCGTTCGACGTCCAGTGTACAGGCTGTCGAAGCTTTCGATCTTGTCGCTAATGTAATCTTGCGCTTGCAGGCCCAGACTTTTGGCCTTCATGCGGAGGTTCGTGTCTTTGGTAATGAGAATGACCCGACGTTCTTTCACGTAATGTTGCAAGTGCAACGCGGTGTTCAGAATGCGATTGTCGGGAGAGTCGTGAAGAAAAACTTGATGCAGACGATGGTCGATTTCGTTGGTGATGACGACCCGTAAATGCCCTTGGTTTTCACCAAGTTGGGCCCCCTCTTCAGAAAGAACATCGCCCGTCATCTGATCGATTTGGCGAAGAAACTCGCGGGCCTGGAAATTGATGTCCTCGTTACCCTTTTTGAAGCGATCCAACTCTTCGAGAACGGTGATGGGCAACGCCACATCGTGCTCCTCAAAGTTTTGGAACGATCTTGCGTCGTGCAAGATAACGTTGGTGTCGAGAACGAAAAGCTTCAACTGCGTTTGCGCCGACTGACTAATCATGCGTTCTCCGTTGCACGGGACCATGGGCACACCAGAAATGAAATGCCGAGTCGAAGGGCAACAATGCGTACCCGTTTTTGGTCACAGTCCATTGCTTGCTTGGATTGTGACCGAGGCGCCAAGCGGAATAAACCCCGCTTTTTCACGCCGATGCAATTTTCGGGGAAATAGGCGGCTTGCAGCGATTGGCGGTCTCGGAGCGTTTCCGTGCTTTGTTCAATTATAAGCACAGTCCCTTCTAGGGCTTTGCGGGTTCGCGCGGATCTGCTGCCAGATGCGGTTGCTCAAATCGCGTAATGTCTTCTTCCGCGAACCTTTGTAGAATCTTCGCCAGATCTTTGCCTCTCGGGAAACTCCCCCCAGGTGGACACCCAAAGATCAAAAAGTTCCCTCCTTCGAGTTGCCGCGTTCAAGCTGGCATGCCTACAATCGACCATACAAGGAAGCGGTTTCGCGGATGGG
This window contains:
- a CDS encoding SGNH/GDSL hydrolase family protein, which gives rise to MKTHLLIVSFATLTLLTPLSAAEPEPMPSQAAATDQHPLAGKRVVFLGDSITQAGGYVTFVDYFLEKLYPEQDFEIYGLGLASETLSGLSEEGHAGGAFPRPCLFERLGRLLERAKPDVVFACYGINDGIYQPLDDERFAAFQQGVKKLIADCKEAGVEQIYLVTPPIYDTTTKPGEFNYDAVMTEYAKWEMTLDLEGVAVIDLHSAMRKARDARSVPFSKDHVHPGSEGHLLMAESIVAAITPGLTLEAITTDPHFTLEAIHADSLYKQIDQLRKHRSSRWMQHVGYTREKTVTPQPLGDTQEVATKMQDAINQIRRGQQ
- a CDS encoding EVE domain-containing protein — protein: MASTMKYWLMKTEPESYSIDDLAKEKNKTTFWSGVRNYQARNFMRDDMKKGDLVLFYHSNANPPSIVGVAEVVKESYPDFTSWDENDHHYDPKSTEDNPRWFMVDIKLKKKFPEALGRNELTDVKALSGMELMRKGSRLSVQPVTKKEFDAILKLASVTP
- a CDS encoding DUF1080 domain-containing protein, which codes for MLISRLSLAALLTLLSTAALSAESPNSLSADEQKQGFELLFDGSDLEGWQHNGNWKVADGVIERTGKGGDLVYDVKPVPDDFELRFEWKVAEGSNSGVYYRPGQYEYQILDNERHPNGKVADTTAASLYYCIAPSRDVTKEPGQWNTGRIVCQGTVIQHWLNGEKVVDIDYSKPDAKLTAAIEKLKKRGATLDSRGAKLKLQDHGDPVWYRSIRMRELSGEEELDQTPLKGN
- the ilvE gene encoding branched-chain-amino-acid transaminase produces the protein MTAKVYINGKFFAPEEAMVSVFDHGLLYGDGVFEGLRIYNGKIFRLEQHVRRLYDSAKAICLAIPMSPVEMTAALEETVEKSGLTDGYIRAVVTRGAGTLGLGPERTENPQTIIIVDKIKLYPQEFYDNGLEIITASTIRNHPGALSPRIKSLNYLNNIMAKIEATKAGCLEALMLNHKGEVSECTADNIFIVRDGKLLTPPTDAGILEGVTRDVVLELATKAGIPNFEKTLTRHDVYVADECFMTGTAAEVIGVVKVDDRVIGDGKPGPITQKLKELFVRHTMG
- a CDS encoding adenylate kinase family protein, encoding MHKYVFMGVQGSGKGTQAKLLEHHLDLAHIGVGDILRWNIKNHTKLAARIKRILNAGKLVDDEIVEEIVQRRLQEHDWNFGFILDGFPRNANQAAFFLESYDIDAVVHIVVPDEVIKKRVLARRLCEDCGVDFNVIDHRPKIEGRCDICGGKLIRRADDTEEALATRLAEYHEKTKPVLEIFRRKELVVEVDGTQAVDVVQSQIRKSINVV
- a CDS encoding dienelactone hydrolase family protein, yielding MRYSSLRFDLRLLLCFAMLVLPFVSLAVADEMDDVPTKHDANQAFDGMAQRLQPAQAWSAKTPEEHEAWREKMQATVVKLLGKMPEKVPLEVKWTEKEEFDKFTRHKIYVRTTADYWSPVYYFVPKNITGKRPAIVCLHGHSGIDPYIRLNETPAQKEKTEHSQLDYALYMAEHGYVTAAIVVRGWNETQGRQDWYVKSPPRSCHQVTMNSLLLGMTPQGLRCWDAMRVIDFLQTQEEVDRDKIGVGGLSGGGTLSMYLPILDQRVKLAMIAGAFSEYRLSIYDINHCICNCLPGIMAEGEMADVVALFAPRPVLLINGIDDQIFPIDGARRGFDKLQQVYSVLDVADNVDADFFDGGHGWSNNKTLSFLQKHFGE
- a CDS encoding PhoH family protein, producing MISQSAQTQLKLFVLDTNVILHDARSFQNFEEHDVALPITVLEELDRFKKGNEDINFQAREFLRQIDQMTGDVLSEEGAQLGENQGHLRVVITNEIDHRLHQVFLHDSPDNRILNTALHLQHYVKERRVILITKDTNLRMKAKSLGLQAQDYISDKIESFDSLYTGRRTLENITTDQIDRFYQDSGHVQLDDFPEVAEPIANENFVLKNGSKSVLATFNREDQILRRIEKFSPYGIKPRNAEQVFAIRALMDDNIKLVTLAGKAGTGKTLLALSSALACSSAYRQILLARPVVPLSNRDLGYLPGDISAKMDPYMQPLFDNLSVIRHQFNDTDKEAQRINRMLEQEKLVITPLAYIRGRSLQRMYMIVDEAQNLTPHEVKTIITRAGEGTKIVFTGDIYQIDHPYLDSLSNGLSYMINRMKGQDLYAHISLEKGERSELADIASELL